GTTCCGCTGTGATGACAATCGGCAACTTCGGGTGCCGATGCCACGATCGCACCGTGCGACATGCTGAAGCCACGCTTCATGAACTCGAGCGCTGCAAGGCTTCGGATCGATTCGCTGGTCAACACTTCGCCGCCATGGTAGAGCTGGCCCTGCGCATTGACGCTCGCGTTGGCGATTCGCTCGCACATCATTCGCATCACCTCTTCGGTGACCGCTTGAGCTTTGCGAAGGTATTCGATTTCCTGGTCCGATTTCACCCGTCGATCGAGCACACCGAGATCTTCGTCGTACTCTAATTCAATTTCGGCCTGCTGCAGATGCCAGGCAAAAATGAATGGCAACGAACGGTCTGCCCTGACGCGTTCAACGCGTTTGGATCGCAACACTTGAACCAGCGCTTGCGCGGTTGCGGTTTCGCGGTCCGCACTCAACCCAAGCGGGGGCTCGTGCTCGGCGGGGCAGGTCACATGATCAACTCCACTGTGTTTGCGGACTCGATCCATTTCAAGATCGCGGACCAGGGCAATCGTGTGCCCCCCCAAGTCGACCCAGGCAGCGGGGTCACCCAATGGCACATGAATTCGTCGGTACAGAGACGGATTTTTATTGGGAAAGCCAGCAAGAACGGAAGCATTCATAATCAAAGAAACGTTAAAGGAGCGAGAAGCAGGAACTGAAAACTTAGATGAGCTGGGGAGCAACCTCTAGGCTAACAATTTATCTGATCGCTAGCTAATGCCCGGAAAGCAATAGGCGAACAGGATTGTAAAAAACAATGCCGAAATCCCCATCGCTGCCGACATCGGCGAGATCACGCGAAGTCCCTCGGATTCAGTCATCCCACTCATGCGGGTGATCACCCAAAACCCGCTGTCGGTCATCCACGAAATCGGCTTGCTTCCGGCACCAATGGCCATCGCCAAATAGACCGGATGAAACGGCAGCGAATCGGAATTTGCAAACCCTTGCAATACTCCTGCGGCCGTGATCATGGCAATGGTCGCCGATCCCTGCAGCGTGCGAATCGACGTGGTGACAAGAAACGCGAGCGGCAGCAACAGCAGCCCAGGCACATCGCCCGCCAACTCCGCGACCGCTTGTGCGATTCCGGCTTGATACAGCATCGCTCCGAAGGCACCGCCGGCTGCGGTGATCAAGATAATATTCCCAGCAGAGCTCAACGAACGATTCACGAGTGATTTTCGTTGTCCATCGGGACAATACCGAATCAGCGACATCGCCAACGCCGCCCCCACCGCGATCGCGATATTTTTATCGCCCAGGAACTCAAGCGACCGAGCAACCCCAGCGGATTCGATCCAGCCGGCTTCGCTGAAATAGCCACCCACCGATCCGATGCCAATCATCGCTACCGGAACAACGATCGGCAACACCGACGCGATCAATGAGGGGCGTGGTGTTTCGCGATCAACGTTTGAGAGTTCATCCTCAGAGGCGTCGGAATCCCCCTGGTCGATCGATCGCAGCGGGACATCCACGAGATGATTGATGATACGGGCCGCCATCAACGAGAACACGCTGCTGCAACCGCCAATCGCAAGCCCGGCAATCATCATCGTTGCGATATCGACCCCGATAATCTCAGCGACTTGCAGTGGCCCCGGCGTGGGCGGCACCAACGAATG
The nucleotide sequence above comes from Novipirellula caenicola. Encoded proteins:
- a CDS encoding GntP family permease, translated to MFGQLFAHSGTAIANITASAIDVCEPISAQASGWNTGIDVWWVVAFSVVVVLVAILVFRLHAFLTLLLAGLLVASLSSHASLDRYAQTQLASGKMTAKAAESFTAQSPQSRLATAFGETAGKIGILIALASIIGQCLLESGAASRIVDSILSMTGQRRAAEAIAASSFVIGIPVYFDTVFYLMVPLARSLRRKLGKDYVLFLMAIMAGGSIAHSLVPPTPGPLQVAEIIGVDIATMMIAGLAIGGCSSVFSLMAARIINHLVDVPLRSIDQGDSDASEDELSNVDRETPRPSLIASVLPIVVPVAMIGIGSVGGYFSEAGWIESAGVARSLEFLGDKNIAIAVGAALAMSLIRYCPDGQRKSLVNRSLSSAGNIILITAAGGAFGAMLYQAGIAQAVAELAGDVPGLLLLPLAFLVTTSIRTLQGSATIAMITAAGVLQGFANSDSLPFHPVYLAMAIGAGSKPISWMTDSGFWVITRMSGMTESEGLRVISPMSAAMGISALFFTILFAYCFPGIS
- a CDS encoding M24 family metallopeptidase, with the protein product MNASVLAGFPNKNPSLYRRIHVPLGDPAAWVDLGGHTIALVRDLEMDRVRKHSGVDHVTCPAEHEPPLGLSADRETATAQALVQVLRSKRVERVRADRSLPFIFAWHLQQAEIELEYDEDLGVLDRRVKSDQEIEYLRKAQAVTEEVMRMMCERIANASVNAQGQLYHGGEVLTSESIRSLAALEFMKRGFSMSHGAIVASAPEVADCHHSGTGPLLTEQPIIVDLYPRDETTYYNGDCTRTVVNGQVSETVAAMHNAVVLARVNSAKLLVAGNSANDVNQAAEDVLKQHGYKLSRGKITDEASIQHGLGHGIGLDVHEPILLDHGGGELLEGEVFTIEPGLYGRKVGGVRVEDMLVVTEGQPECLNQLPYGLDWTT